From the genome of Geminocystis herdmanii PCC 6308, one region includes:
- a CDS encoding B12-binding domain-containing radical SAM protein, with product MRALLIYPIFPPTFWSYDKILELVDRKVLLPPLGLITVASILPQTWEFKLVDRNIRAVTEEEWQWADIVIFSAMIVQKYDLIEQIKEAKRRGKSVAVGGPYATSVPHELEESGVDFLVLDEGEITLPMFVEAIEKGETQGTFRTTEKPAVTSTPIPRYELLELDAYDSMSVQFSRGCPFQCEFCDIIVLYGRKPRTKTPEQLLQELDYLYELGWRRGVFMVDDNFIGNKRNVKLLLKELKIWQEKHQYPFRFNTEASVDLADDEELMQLMVDCYFDAVFLGIETPDEDSLQLTKKFQNTRSSLADAVDKIIRIGLRPMAGFIIGFDGEKKGAGDRIVRFAEQIGIPTTTFAMLQALPNTALWHRLEKEGRLRQGRDGNINQTTLMNFTPTRPIEDIAQEYVDAFWRLYDPHAYLDRVYHCFLKLGKPTAKPAPKLPTLVDLKALAIVIWRQGIKRDTRWKFWHHLFSIIKQNPEVWEHYLTMCAHNEHFLEYREIVKQQIEAQLNEYFSLEKEVLVAA from the coding sequence ATGCGTGCTTTATTAATTTATCCCATTTTTCCCCCTACTTTTTGGTCTTATGATAAAATCCTTGAGTTGGTCGATCGAAAAGTATTATTACCACCTTTAGGGTTAATTACCGTCGCTTCGATTTTACCCCAAACATGGGAATTTAAACTGGTCGATCGAAATATTCGTGCCGTCACCGAAGAAGAATGGCAATGGGCAGATATAGTCATTTTTTCCGCTATGATTGTGCAAAAATACGACTTAATCGAGCAGATAAAAGAAGCAAAACGGCGAGGCAAATCCGTTGCCGTAGGAGGTCCTTACGCTACTTCCGTACCCCATGAATTAGAAGAAAGTGGCGTGGACTTTTTAGTCTTAGATGAAGGAGAAATCACCCTGCCCATGTTTGTGGAAGCTATCGAAAAAGGGGAAACCCAAGGCACTTTTCGCACCACCGAAAAACCTGCGGTAACTTCTACCCCTATCCCTCGCTATGAGTTATTAGAGTTAGATGCTTATGATTCCATGTCGGTACAATTTTCGAGGGGATGTCCTTTTCAATGCGAATTTTGCGATATTATTGTACTTTATGGACGAAAACCAAGAACAAAAACTCCTGAACAACTTTTACAAGAGTTAGATTATCTCTATGAGTTGGGTTGGCGCAGGGGAGTTTTTATGGTAGATGATAACTTTATCGGCAATAAACGCAACGTTAAATTATTGCTCAAAGAATTAAAAATTTGGCAGGAAAAACATCAATATCCCTTCCGTTTCAACACGGAGGCATCCGTTGACTTAGCAGACGATGAAGAATTAATGCAGTTGATGGTAGATTGTTATTTTGATGCGGTATTCTTAGGCATTGAAACTCCTGATGAAGATAGCTTACAGCTTACTAAGAAGTTTCAAAATACCCGTAGCTCTTTAGCGGATGCTGTGGATAAAATTATTCGTATCGGATTGCGCCCTATGGCGGGTTTTATCATCGGTTTTGACGGGGAGAAAAAAGGAGCTGGCGATCGCATTGTTCGTTTTGCGGAACAAATAGGAATCCCTACCACAACTTTTGCTATGTTACAAGCCTTGCCCAATACAGCGTTATGGCATCGTTTAGAAAAAGAAGGACGTTTGCGCCAAGGTAGAGATGGTAATATCAATCAAACTACCCTGATGAATTTTACCCCAACTCGCCCCATTGAAGATATTGCTCAAGAATATGTGGATGCTTTTTGGCGTTTATATGATCCTCATGCCTATCTCGATCGAGTTTATCATTGTTTTCTCAAATTAGGTAAACCAACGGCAAAACCTGCTCCAAAATTACCCACTTTAGTAGATTTGAAGGCATTAGCCATCGTAATTTGGCGACAAGGCATTAAACGAGATACCCGTTGGAAATTCTGGCATCATTTATTTAGTATTATCAAGCAAAATCCCGAAGTATGGGAACATTATTTAACTATGTGCGCCCATAACGAACACTTTTTAGAATATCGAGAAATTGTGAAACAACAAATTGAGGCACAATTAAACGAATATTTTAGTCTCGAAAAAGAAGTATTAGTGGCAGCTTAA